A region from the Benincasa hispida cultivar B227 chromosome 8, ASM972705v1, whole genome shotgun sequence genome encodes:
- the LOC120083330 gene encoding AP-3 complex subunit mu isoform X3 produces MQPVIASPTHYLFQVVRAGITFLACTQVEMPPLMGIEFLCRVADVLTDYLGELNEDLVKDNFVIVYELLDEMIDNGFPLTTEPNILREIIAPPNLVSKVLSVVTGNSSNVSDTIPGAIASHVPWRTTDPKYAKNEVNVDLVEEMDAILNRDGHLVKCEIYGEVQVNSHLSGLPDLTLSFTNPSILDDVRFHPCVRFRPWESHQILSFVPPDGQFKLVSYRVRKLKNTPMYVKPQFTSDAGICRVSVLVGIRHDPGKPIDAIDVQFQLPSCVLSADLTSNYGTVNILSSKICSWTIGKMPKDKTPSMSGTLTLETGLQQLHVFPTFQVRFKIMGVVLSGLQVDKLDVKNLPNHPYKGFRALTRAGKFEVRS; encoded by the exons ATGCAGCCGGTGATTGCTTCTCCAACCCATTATCTTTTCCAAGTTGTTCGCGCGGGAATCACTTTCTTGGCCTGCACCCAAGTCGAAATGCCGCCTTTAATGGGCATTGAG TTCCTCTGCAGAGTGGCTGATGTTCTCACAGATTATCTTGGGGAATTGAATGAAGATTTAGTCAAGGATAATTTTGTCATTGTATACGAG CTTCTGGATGAGATGATAGACAACGGGTTCCCCCTCACTACAGAACCTAACATCCTGAGAGAAATCATAGCTCCACCAAACCTTGTAAGCAAAGTATTGAGCGTGGTGACTGGTAACAGTTCGAATGTGAGCGACACCATTCCAGGTGCAATCGCATCTCATGTTCCATGGAGAACTACAGATCCAAAATATGCTAAAAATGAAGTTAATGTTGATCTTGTTGAGGAGATGGACGCCATTCTAAACAG GGATGGCCACCTGGTCAAGTGTGAAATTTATGGTGAGGTCCAAGTAAATTCTCATCTATCTGGTCTTCCTGATTTGACCCTTTCATTTACAAATCCTTCAATCCTTGATGATGTGAGATTCCATCCCTGTGTTCGGTTCCGCCCATGGGAATCACATCAAATCCTGTCATTTGTGCCTCCTGATGGACAGTTTAAGCTCGTGAGTTACAG GGTGAGAAAGTTGAAGAATACTCCTATGTATGTAAAGCCTCAGTTTACATCAGATGCAGGGATATGTCGAGTCAGTGTGTTGGTAGGAATTCGACATGATCCCGGAAAGCCGATTGACGCAATAGATGTGCAGTTTCAATTGCCCTCATGTGTTTTATCAGCTGACCTTACTTCAAATTATGGAACAGTGAACATCTTATCTAGCAAG ATCTGCTCTTGGACAATTGGAAAGATGCCAAAAGATAAAACTCCTTCAATGTCTGGAACATTAACACTTGAGACAGGATTACAACAGCTTCATGTATTTCCAACATTTCAAGTGCGTTTTAAGATCATGGGTGTAGTCCTCTCTGGCCTGCAAGTTGATAAACTTGATGTGAAGAACTTGCCAAATCATCCTTACAAAGGCTTTCGAGCTCTAACACGAGCAGGGAAGTTTGAAGTTCGGTCATAA
- the LOC120083330 gene encoding AP-3 complex subunit mu isoform X1: MLQCIFLLSDSGEIMLEKQLTGHRVDRSICTWFWDQSLSQGDSFKMQPVIASPTHYLFQVVRAGITFLACTQVEMPPLMGIEFLCRVADVLTDYLGELNEDLVKDNFVIVYELLDEMIDNGFPLTTEPNILREIIAPPNLVSKVLSVVTGNSSNVSDTIPGAIASHVPWRTTDPKYAKNEVNVDLVEEMDAILNRDGHLVKCEIYGEVQVNSHLSGLPDLTLSFTNPSILDDVRFHPCVRFRPWESHQILSFVPPDGQFKLVSYRVRKLKNTPMYVKPQFTSDAGICRVSVLVGIRHDPGKPIDAIDVQFQLPSCVLSADLTSNYGTVNILSSKICSWTIGKMPKDKTPSMSGTLTLETGLQQLHVFPTFQVRFKIMGVVLSGLQVDKLDVKNLPNHPYKGFRALTRAGKFEVRS; the protein is encoded by the exons ATGTTGCAATGCATATTTCTGCTATCCGATTCAGG AGAGATTATGCTGGAGAAACAGCTCACTGGGCATCGTGTCGACCGATCTATATGCACTTGGTTCTGGGACCAATCCCTATCTCAAGGTGATTCCTTCAAG ATGCAGCCGGTGATTGCTTCTCCAACCCATTATCTTTTCCAAGTTGTTCGCGCGGGAATCACTTTCTTGGCCTGCACCCAAGTCGAAATGCCGCCTTTAATGGGCATTGAG TTCCTCTGCAGAGTGGCTGATGTTCTCACAGATTATCTTGGGGAATTGAATGAAGATTTAGTCAAGGATAATTTTGTCATTGTATACGAG CTTCTGGATGAGATGATAGACAACGGGTTCCCCCTCACTACAGAACCTAACATCCTGAGAGAAATCATAGCTCCACCAAACCTTGTAAGCAAAGTATTGAGCGTGGTGACTGGTAACAGTTCGAATGTGAGCGACACCATTCCAGGTGCAATCGCATCTCATGTTCCATGGAGAACTACAGATCCAAAATATGCTAAAAATGAAGTTAATGTTGATCTTGTTGAGGAGATGGACGCCATTCTAAACAG GGATGGCCACCTGGTCAAGTGTGAAATTTATGGTGAGGTCCAAGTAAATTCTCATCTATCTGGTCTTCCTGATTTGACCCTTTCATTTACAAATCCTTCAATCCTTGATGATGTGAGATTCCATCCCTGTGTTCGGTTCCGCCCATGGGAATCACATCAAATCCTGTCATTTGTGCCTCCTGATGGACAGTTTAAGCTCGTGAGTTACAG GGTGAGAAAGTTGAAGAATACTCCTATGTATGTAAAGCCTCAGTTTACATCAGATGCAGGGATATGTCGAGTCAGTGTGTTGGTAGGAATTCGACATGATCCCGGAAAGCCGATTGACGCAATAGATGTGCAGTTTCAATTGCCCTCATGTGTTTTATCAGCTGACCTTACTTCAAATTATGGAACAGTGAACATCTTATCTAGCAAG ATCTGCTCTTGGACAATTGGAAAGATGCCAAAAGATAAAACTCCTTCAATGTCTGGAACATTAACACTTGAGACAGGATTACAACAGCTTCATGTATTTCCAACATTTCAAGTGCGTTTTAAGATCATGGGTGTAGTCCTCTCTGGCCTGCAAGTTGATAAACTTGATGTGAAGAACTTGCCAAATCATCCTTACAAAGGCTTTCGAGCTCTAACACGAGCAGGGAAGTTTGAAGTTCGGTCATAA
- the LOC120083331 gene encoding psbP domain-containing protein 1, chloroplastic: MAVILNSFLPPIHTLISSIRQRIPCTSPSPRWPMDSSPKCRSESQSIKKGVAVPRRSAMALMLSTYIFSNSALAEPSPSVGLLEYIDTFDGYSFKYPKNWIQVRGAGSDIFFRDPFVLDENLLVEFSSPSSSRYNSVQDLGPPEEAGKRVLKQYLTEFMSTRLGVRRESNILSTSSRMADDGKTYYQVEVNIKSYANNNELAVMPQDRVVRLEWDRRYLSVLGVENNRLYELRLQTPENVFVEEENELRQVMDSFRVNKVNA, encoded by the exons ATGGCGGTAATCCTCAACTCCTTCTTACCTCCAATTCACACACTGATTTCTTCAATTCGGCAAAGGATTCCGTGCACTTCTCCTTCGCCGCGGTGGCCTATGGATTCATCCCCCAAATGTCGCTCTGAATCTCAATCG ATTAAAAAAGGCGTTGCAGTTCCGAGGAGGAGTGCAATGGCGTTGATGTTGTCCACTTATATTTTCTCGAATTCTGCGTTGGCTGAGCCATCTCCATCTGTTGGATTATTGGAGTACATTGACACTTTTGATGGCTATTCGTTCAAATACCCTAAGAATTGGATTCAAGTTCGAGGAGCGGGGTCTGACATATTCTTTAGGGATCCGTTTGTTCTTGATGAGAATCTTTTGGTGGAGTTCTCGTCACCGTCTTCATCTAGGTATAACAGCGTTCAGGATTTAGGACCTCCTGAAGAAGCTGGGAAGAGAGTGCTGAAGCAATATTTGACAGAGTTCATGTCCACCAGGCTTGGGGTTAGAAGGGAATCCAACATTCTTTCAACTTCTTCCAGAATGGCTGATGATGGGAAAACTTactaccaagttgag GTAAACATAAAGTCATATGCGAACAACAATGAATTGGCAGTGATGCCGCAGGATCGGGTGGTTCGTTTGGAATGGGATCGAAGATATCTCTCAGTTCTTGGAGTTGAAAACAATCGGCTATACGAGTTGAGATTACAAACTCCAGAAAATGTGTttgtagaagaagaaaatgaactGCGTCAAGTTATGGATTCTTTCAGAGTCAACAAAGTGAATGCATGA
- the LOC120083330 gene encoding AP-3 complex subunit mu isoform X2: MLQCIFLLSDSGEIMLEKQLTGHRVDRSICTWFWDQSLSQGDSFKPVIASPTHYLFQVVRAGITFLACTQVEMPPLMGIEFLCRVADVLTDYLGELNEDLVKDNFVIVYELLDEMIDNGFPLTTEPNILREIIAPPNLVSKVLSVVTGNSSNVSDTIPGAIASHVPWRTTDPKYAKNEVNVDLVEEMDAILNRDGHLVKCEIYGEVQVNSHLSGLPDLTLSFTNPSILDDVRFHPCVRFRPWESHQILSFVPPDGQFKLVSYRVRKLKNTPMYVKPQFTSDAGICRVSVLVGIRHDPGKPIDAIDVQFQLPSCVLSADLTSNYGTVNILSSKICSWTIGKMPKDKTPSMSGTLTLETGLQQLHVFPTFQVRFKIMGVVLSGLQVDKLDVKNLPNHPYKGFRALTRAGKFEVRS, translated from the exons ATGTTGCAATGCATATTTCTGCTATCCGATTCAGG AGAGATTATGCTGGAGAAACAGCTCACTGGGCATCGTGTCGACCGATCTATATGCACTTGGTTCTGGGACCAATCCCTATCTCAAGGTGATTCCTTCAAG CCGGTGATTGCTTCTCCAACCCATTATCTTTTCCAAGTTGTTCGCGCGGGAATCACTTTCTTGGCCTGCACCCAAGTCGAAATGCCGCCTTTAATGGGCATTGAG TTCCTCTGCAGAGTGGCTGATGTTCTCACAGATTATCTTGGGGAATTGAATGAAGATTTAGTCAAGGATAATTTTGTCATTGTATACGAG CTTCTGGATGAGATGATAGACAACGGGTTCCCCCTCACTACAGAACCTAACATCCTGAGAGAAATCATAGCTCCACCAAACCTTGTAAGCAAAGTATTGAGCGTGGTGACTGGTAACAGTTCGAATGTGAGCGACACCATTCCAGGTGCAATCGCATCTCATGTTCCATGGAGAACTACAGATCCAAAATATGCTAAAAATGAAGTTAATGTTGATCTTGTTGAGGAGATGGACGCCATTCTAAACAG GGATGGCCACCTGGTCAAGTGTGAAATTTATGGTGAGGTCCAAGTAAATTCTCATCTATCTGGTCTTCCTGATTTGACCCTTTCATTTACAAATCCTTCAATCCTTGATGATGTGAGATTCCATCCCTGTGTTCGGTTCCGCCCATGGGAATCACATCAAATCCTGTCATTTGTGCCTCCTGATGGACAGTTTAAGCTCGTGAGTTACAG GGTGAGAAAGTTGAAGAATACTCCTATGTATGTAAAGCCTCAGTTTACATCAGATGCAGGGATATGTCGAGTCAGTGTGTTGGTAGGAATTCGACATGATCCCGGAAAGCCGATTGACGCAATAGATGTGCAGTTTCAATTGCCCTCATGTGTTTTATCAGCTGACCTTACTTCAAATTATGGAACAGTGAACATCTTATCTAGCAAG ATCTGCTCTTGGACAATTGGAAAGATGCCAAAAGATAAAACTCCTTCAATGTCTGGAACATTAACACTTGAGACAGGATTACAACAGCTTCATGTATTTCCAACATTTCAAGTGCGTTTTAAGATCATGGGTGTAGTCCTCTCTGGCCTGCAAGTTGATAAACTTGATGTGAAGAACTTGCCAAATCATCCTTACAAAGGCTTTCGAGCTCTAACACGAGCAGGGAAGTTTGAAGTTCGGTCATAA